One window of the Elusimicrobium sp. An273 genome contains the following:
- a CDS encoding flavodoxin family protein: MAKKVLIISASPRRGGNSDLLCDQFLKGASEAGHQVEKISLREHKINYCTGCGVCNNTHRCVQQDDMAALLDKMVQADVIVLATPVYFYSMDGQLKTFIDRTVPRYTEITDKDFYFILTSADTNKKNLARTVEALRGFTEDCLDNAREKGIIYGTGAWQKGEIKETPAFEEAYQAGKHC; this comes from the coding sequence ATGGCAAAAAAAGTACTGATTATTTCCGCCAGCCCCCGCCGGGGCGGCAATTCGGACTTGTTGTGCGACCAGTTTTTAAAAGGGGCGTCGGAGGCCGGGCACCAAGTCGAAAAAATTTCCTTGCGCGAGCATAAAATCAATTATTGCACCGGCTGCGGCGTGTGCAACAATACCCACCGCTGTGTGCAGCAGGACGATATGGCCGCCCTGCTGGACAAAATGGTGCAGGCGGATGTGATTGTCCTGGCGACGCCGGTTTATTTTTATTCCATGGACGGCCAGTTAAAAACGTTTATCGACCGCACCGTCCCGCGCTATACGGAAATTACCGATAAGGATTTTTACTTTATCCTGACCTCGGCCGACACGAACAAGAAAAACCTGGCCCGCACGGTGGAAGCCCTGCGTGGATTTACGGAAGATTGCTTGGACAATGCCCGCGAGAAAGGTATTATCTACGGTACGGGCGCTTGGCAAAAAGGCGAAATCAAAGAAACGCCCGCATTTGAAGAAGCCTATCAGGCGGGCAAACATTGCTAG
- a CDS encoding MerR family transcriptional regulator, with translation MTISEVSKKYGLSVDTLRYYEKAGLIPPVNRKENGIRDYTETDCGWVEFVKCMREAGLPIEVLTQYIALYAKGNRTLQQRKNLLVTERDRLKERIEQMQQTLKRLNYKISVYEQRIVACEKKLLK, from the coding sequence ATGACGATATCCGAAGTGAGCAAAAAATACGGCCTTTCCGTAGATACGCTTCGCTACTACGAAAAAGCCGGTTTGATTCCGCCGGTTAACCGCAAAGAAAACGGCATCCGCGATTATACGGAAACGGACTGCGGGTGGGTGGAATTTGTTAAATGCATGCGCGAGGCGGGGCTTCCCATTGAGGTGCTGACGCAGTATATTGCCCTGTATGCCAAGGGGAACCGCACCTTGCAACAGCGCAAAAACCTGCTGGTAACGGAGCGCGACCGTTTAAAAGAACGCATTGAACAAATGCAGCAAACGCTGAAGCGGCTGAATTATAAAATTTCCGTTTACGAACAGCGCATTGTGGCGTGTGAGAAAAAATTGTTGAAGTGA
- a CDS encoding multidrug effflux MFS transporter → MEGNLHKKAQYGLFLFVFLGMLTAFGPFVTDMYLPSLPTMTSFFDTSTSMVQLGLTASMLGLAAGQILFGPLSDKYGRRSPLIVSMLLFLFSTLACIFAPNIEVFIALRFVQGAAGAGGIVISRSIATDKFKGANLAKALAVIGAINGIAPVSAPVIGGAVLKVTNWQGIFAVLFAVGLALTAGCFHFNESLSHSKRSKEKLSHTFVLFKIVLQKRTYMLYVLQQAFALAILFAYIASSPFIIQEHYGFSPFAFSLFFALNALALMGGAGLSAKFKRQENSVITSCVGMMTCSLLLFVSLVSGASIVLFEGLLFVLLFMLGLTLTSATTLAMENAREQAGTASALLGAASFLFGSIVSPLVGMGDILVSTGITFVICAAASCLCGWAAIHGHTPHTAVINNGVC, encoded by the coding sequence CTGGAAGGGAACCTCCACAAAAAGGCGCAATACGGCCTTTTTTTATTTGTATTTTTGGGCATGCTGACGGCTTTCGGGCCGTTTGTAACGGACATGTACCTGCCCAGCCTTCCGACGATGACCTCGTTCTTTGACACCAGTACCTCGATGGTACAGCTGGGACTTACGGCCTCCATGCTGGGGCTGGCCGCGGGCCAGATTTTATTCGGCCCGCTGAGCGATAAATACGGCCGGCGCTCGCCGCTGATCGTATCGATGCTGCTGTTTTTGTTTTCCACGCTGGCGTGTATTTTTGCCCCTAATATAGAGGTATTTATTGCCTTGCGTTTTGTGCAAGGTGCGGCGGGTGCGGGCGGAATTGTGATTTCCCGCTCCATCGCGACCGACAAGTTTAAAGGCGCCAATTTGGCAAAAGCCTTGGCCGTCATCGGCGCGATCAACGGGATTGCTCCCGTTTCGGCGCCGGTCATTGGCGGGGCCGTCCTGAAAGTGACCAATTGGCAGGGCATTTTTGCCGTGCTGTTTGCGGTGGGCCTTGCGCTGACGGCGGGTTGCTTTCATTTTAATGAATCCTTGTCCCACAGCAAACGCTCCAAGGAAAAACTTTCCCATACGTTTGTACTGTTTAAAATCGTCCTGCAAAAACGCACCTATATGCTGTATGTGCTGCAGCAGGCTTTTGCGCTGGCTATTTTGTTTGCCTATATTGCGTCCTCTCCGTTTATTATTCAGGAGCATTACGGCTTCAGCCCGTTTGCCTTTAGCTTGTTCTTTGCGCTTAACGCGCTGGCACTGATGGGCGGGGCGGGGCTTTCTGCCAAGTTTAAACGGCAGGAAAACTCCGTAATTACCAGCTGCGTAGGCATGATGACGTGCAGCCTGCTGTTGTTCGTATCGTTGGTTTCGGGCGCGTCTATCGTGCTTTTTGAAGGTTTGCTGTTTGTATTGTTGTTTATGCTGGGGCTTACGCTTACTTCCGCCACGACCTTGGCTATGGAAAACGCCCGGGAGCAAGCCGGTACGGCCTCTGCGCTGTTGGGTGCGGCCAGCTTTTTGTTTGGCAGCATTGTATCGCCGCTGGTGGGCATGGGAGACATCCTGGTGTCTACGGGCATTACGTTTGTTATTTGTGCGGCGGCTTCCTGCCTGTGCGGCTGGGCCGCAATTCACGGGCATACGCCGCATACGGCGGTAATCAATAACGGCGTTTGCTAA
- a CDS encoding HAD family hydrolase, with protein MNSLRRLFLPVAAVLVYATAPSVLHAQKQILPLTRALQQETLRVAADRPLLSGFHGILSPRHWIGLNPATAVNPRLLERKVLAQFPRRVSPRHAFPGKQQIDAVIFDLDGTLLDSLSAWEHSGSNFLRTQGIVPPPGLDEELAKMSLLDGARLLKKRFHLPQPPEEILRLTLEPIRRHYYEDIQPKPGVLSLLQRLHAQGIKLCVATASDRELTEAALKRTGLLPYFDFILTCDEAGAGKRNPAVYQLARQKLGTPLERTLVVEDALYALQTARSAGFATAAISEPHAAKDQPALKETADYYFLSFLQCQLEK; from the coding sequence ATGAATTCTTTACGCCGTCTGTTCCTGCCGGTTGCTGCGGTTTTAGTATACGCCACCGCGCCTTCTGTCTTACACGCACAGAAACAAATCCTTCCTTTAACCCGCGCCTTGCAGCAAGAAACTTTGCGCGTTGCGGCCGACCGCCCGCTGTTATCCGGTTTTCACGGTATTCTGTCCCCCCGCCATTGGATTGGGCTGAACCCCGCCACGGCCGTAAACCCGCGGCTGCTTGAGCGAAAAGTGCTGGCGCAGTTTCCCCGGAGGGTTTCCCCCCGTCATGCTTTCCCCGGCAAACAGCAAATAGACGCCGTGATTTTTGATTTGGACGGCACCCTGTTAGATTCCCTTTCCGCTTGGGAACATTCCGGCTCCAATTTTTTACGCACGCAAGGCATTGTGCCCCCGCCCGGATTGGATGAAGAACTGGCCAAAATGTCGCTGTTAGACGGGGCGCGCCTGCTAAAAAAACGTTTTCATTTGCCCCAGCCGCCCGAAGAAATTTTACGTCTGACGCTGGAGCCGATCCGCCGCCATTACTATGAGGACATTCAGCCCAAGCCCGGCGTCTTATCGCTGCTTCAGCGCCTGCATGCGCAAGGCATCAAACTTTGCGTGGCCACCGCTTCCGACCGGGAACTGACGGAAGCCGCCCTCAAACGTACGGGCCTTTTGCCCTACTTTGATTTCATCCTTACCTGCGACGAAGCCGGCGCCGGCAAGCGAAATCCGGCCGTCTACCAGCTGGCCCGCCAAAAACTGGGCACGCCCTTGGAGCGGACGCTGGTGGTGGAAGATGCGCTCTACGCCCTGCAAACGGCCCGCAGCGCAGGCTTTGCCACGGCCGCCATTTCCGAGCCGCACGCCGCCAAAGACCAACCCGCTTTGAAAGAAACCGCCGATTATTATTTTCTGTCGTTTCTCCAGTGCCAATTGGAAAAATGA
- a CDS encoding iron-containing alcohol dehydrogenase has product MWEKDIDINEVREIRSRTLVYFGVGAINKISDICKDLKAKGITKLVVVTGHGAYKKTGAWDHVTKAFAENGITYVHYDKVTPNPNTHHVNEAAKMAADFGAQAMLAIGGGSAIDAGKSVAILMKNPGHTAEELYEFKFTPTEAAPIIAINLTHGTGSEANRFAVVSIEEKNFKPAIAYDCIYPLYSIDDPALMTGLAENQTRYVSIDAVNHVVEASTTKVTSPYAIDLAVAVVKLVNEYLPVALKDPTNLEARYFLAYAALIAGISFDNGMLHYTHALEHPLSGVNPHLTHGLGLAMLLPAVIKNIYPAKPATLADVLAPIVPGLTGCACEAEKAAQGVEKWLFSVGSTHKLEDEGFKSSDVDKLVDLAFNTPSLGGLLGIAPTEATKEAVRTIYTESLKPYNK; this is encoded by the coding sequence ATGTGGGAAAAAGATATTGATATTAATGAAGTGCGCGAGATTCGTAGCCGCACGCTGGTATATTTCGGCGTAGGCGCCATCAATAAAATCTCGGACATTTGCAAAGACTTAAAAGCCAAAGGAATTACCAAACTGGTAGTGGTAACGGGCCACGGCGCTTATAAGAAAACCGGCGCGTGGGATCATGTCACCAAAGCGTTTGCCGAAAACGGCATTACGTATGTTCACTACGACAAAGTAACCCCGAACCCGAACACGCACCACGTCAACGAAGCGGCCAAAATGGCGGCCGATTTCGGTGCGCAGGCGATGCTCGCCATCGGCGGCGGTTCCGCCATTGACGCCGGCAAGAGCGTGGCCATTTTGATGAAGAACCCCGGCCACACGGCGGAAGAATTGTATGAATTCAAATTTACGCCTACCGAAGCCGCGCCGATTATCGCCATCAACCTCACGCACGGCACTGGTTCCGAAGCCAACCGCTTTGCGGTGGTCAGCATTGAAGAAAAGAACTTCAAACCCGCCATCGCGTACGATTGCATCTATCCGCTCTACTCCATTGACGACCCGGCCCTGATGACCGGCCTGGCCGAAAACCAGACCCGCTACGTGTCTATCGACGCGGTCAACCACGTGGTAGAAGCTTCCACCACCAAAGTAACTTCGCCCTACGCCATTGACCTGGCGGTCGCGGTCGTGAAACTGGTGAACGAATACCTGCCCGTGGCGCTTAAAGATCCGACCAACCTCGAAGCCCGCTATTTCTTGGCCTATGCGGCCTTGATTGCCGGCATCAGCTTCGACAACGGCATGCTGCACTACACGCACGCGCTGGAACACCCGCTTTCCGGTGTGAACCCGCACTTGACCCACGGCTTGGGTTTGGCCATGTTGCTGCCGGCCGTCATCAAGAACATCTATCCCGCTAAACCGGCTACGCTGGCCGATGTGCTGGCCCCGATTGTGCCCGGTTTAACCGGCTGCGCCTGCGAAGCCGAAAAAGCGGCTCAAGGGGTGGAAAAATGGCTGTTCTCCGTCGGCTCTACGCATAAGCTGGAAGACGAAGGCTTCAAATCCTCTGACGTAGACAAGCTGGTGGACTTGGCTTTCAACACGCCTTCTTTGGGCGGTTTGTTGGGCATCGCTCCGACCGAAGCCACCAAAGAAGCGGTTCGCACCATCTACACCGAATCGCTCAAACCGTATAACAAATAA
- a CDS encoding outer membrane protein → MKKYLLLFSLILLHTLSFAYQSGDKTLGISLNTAIPCLGSDWGEFNVVNVTTGIEHDAKLGDPSLGFNIHGFYFLSRRIALGLSFGYDYFPTDRASGLELNVNTKSLHYMLLSRIYLNPQNSLQFYLPLGLGIANTRTSIEMGKTEHFQNTNWAASIGLGMEYMVSTHIGLNVEARYNYNRFKTSKFTAQQEYVKLFPQASYISYSAGLFYKF, encoded by the coding sequence ATGAAAAAGTATCTATTGTTGTTCAGTCTTATTTTGTTGCATACGCTATCGTTTGCCTACCAATCAGGCGATAAAACATTAGGCATATCCTTGAACACGGCCATTCCGTGCTTGGGAAGCGACTGGGGCGAATTTAATGTCGTCAATGTTACTACCGGCATAGAACACGACGCTAAACTGGGAGACCCAAGCCTCGGATTCAATATCCACGGTTTCTATTTCTTATCCCGGCGAATTGCCTTGGGGCTTTCTTTCGGATATGATTATTTTCCGACGGACCGGGCCAGCGGGCTGGAACTAAACGTAAATACCAAGAGCTTACACTATATGTTGCTCTCCCGGATTTACCTCAATCCTCAAAATTCCCTGCAGTTTTACCTACCGTTAGGCCTTGGCATAGCCAACACGCGCACGAGTATAGAAATGGGAAAAACGGAACACTTCCAAAATACCAATTGGGCCGCTTCCATAGGGTTAGGAATGGAATATATGGTTTCGACGCATATAGGATTGAATGTGGAAGCCCGGTATAATTACAACCGGTTTAAAACAAGCAAATTTACCGCACAGCAAGAATATGTAAAACTTTTCCCTCAAGCCAGTTATATTTCTTACTCAGCCGGTTTGTTTTACAAGTTTTAA
- a CDS encoding sulfatase-like hydrolase/transferase yields MKKNLLWAVSFVFLFAILQLVLQPVFQPWLMVSWCFSLCVYGTFSLFISSLFLCKYGRGWAVLCSLAAALPLLNFFYYQNYGAFIPSQLLTALMREPLFLLATLKMQLLPYAGWIILAGSGLAFFSCWCLHPLFKGEKQQPFALLKKWFIWLPALTIWLIQMKWCFKYDLHQVFPRSLYIVGLFGTVSFLAFIVKSKQRSLKILFISGFSLSAFFFALLGGPLKNQVPRLAFDAQFMVEIFDSLFSPERDKSLKQSETASDKYQAFQAPDIPFNVLVIVNDAQRARNMGIYGYDRYPDNPLKSFYQKSFVFQALSPANYTDTAIPALFTGQGPQRHPSAIKDALTLWDYFPQKFFTFYILTAGKKWARLDEFFNSFNMQYLWSAADDAGQKDALDYIQDEIALQQVGQVIKQHPHFVGVFHANSMHFPYFQQEGFTPFQPCETERTHWPQASVNCYDNAIYYLSHLEANLLNEIDLQRTIVVLTSDHGEGFYEHGAYFHNQDLHEESVRVPFIWYIPPALQQQIPATNWNHFVQNQKRYVSTSDLIPTILHLASLLTGQPPAFEREDFTGRSLFEDQTNRIVITSGCFVDYRCFSRDVAFADEHYFVLLRPNALDPVEIYPAFDFNQLHPLQVEEVDPEKLANIFSNAPHLHPLGGMLQSLLDVEKLKR; encoded by the coding sequence ATGAAAAAAAATCTGCTTTGGGCAGTTTCTTTCGTTTTCCTGTTTGCCATTTTACAACTTGTTTTACAGCCGGTTTTTCAACCCTGGCTAATGGTTTCTTGGTGTTTTTCGCTTTGTGTGTACGGCACATTCTCCCTATTTATATCCTCGCTATTTCTTTGCAAATATGGCCGCGGCTGGGCGGTGCTATGCTCACTGGCGGCCGCTTTGCCACTGCTTAATTTCTTTTATTACCAAAATTACGGCGCCTTTATTCCTTCCCAGCTGCTTACCGCTTTGATGCGCGAGCCGCTTTTTTTGCTTGCTACGCTCAAAATGCAGCTGTTGCCCTATGCAGGCTGGATTATTCTGGCCGGAAGCGGCCTTGCCTTCTTTTCCTGCTGGTGCCTTCACCCGTTATTTAAAGGAGAAAAACAACAGCCTTTTGCTTTATTAAAAAAATGGTTTATCTGGCTGCCCGCCCTGACAATATGGCTCATACAAATGAAGTGGTGTTTCAAATACGACCTGCACCAGGTATTCCCCCGCAGTTTGTATATAGTGGGCCTATTTGGAACAGTGTCTTTCCTCGCATTTATAGTCAAGAGTAAACAACGCTCCCTTAAAATCCTTTTCATAAGCGGATTTAGCTTGAGTGCGTTTTTTTTCGCTTTGCTAGGAGGGCCGCTCAAAAATCAAGTTCCGCGCTTAGCGTTTGATGCTCAGTTTATGGTAGAAATTTTTGACAGTCTGTTCAGCCCGGAACGGGATAAAAGCCTTAAACAGTCCGAAACTGCCTCTGACAAGTACCAGGCCTTCCAGGCCCCGGATATCCCATTTAATGTGCTGGTCATTGTTAACGATGCCCAGCGGGCACGCAATATGGGCATATATGGATACGATCGTTACCCGGACAATCCGTTAAAATCTTTTTATCAAAAATCATTCGTCTTCCAGGCACTTTCACCGGCTAATTATACCGATACGGCCATCCCAGCCCTATTCACCGGTCAAGGCCCCCAGCGGCACCCTTCCGCCATCAAAGACGCCCTTACATTATGGGACTATTTCCCACAAAAATTTTTTACGTTTTATATCTTAACGGCCGGGAAAAAATGGGCCCGATTAGATGAGTTCTTTAATTCGTTTAATATGCAATACCTCTGGAGTGCTGCCGATGATGCTGGGCAAAAAGACGCACTGGACTACATCCAAGATGAAATTGCTCTCCAGCAGGTGGGACAAGTGATTAAACAGCATCCGCATTTCGTAGGTGTTTTTCATGCCAACAGTATGCATTTCCCTTATTTTCAACAAGAAGGCTTTACCCCGTTTCAACCGTGCGAAACGGAGCGCACGCATTGGCCGCAAGCATCTGTTAACTGCTACGACAATGCCATTTATTATTTATCCCACCTGGAAGCAAATTTGTTAAACGAAATAGACCTCCAGCGGACGATTGTCGTCCTCACTTCCGATCACGGCGAAGGATTTTATGAACACGGAGCTTATTTCCATAACCAAGATTTGCACGAAGAATCAGTCAGAGTACCTTTTATTTGGTATATTCCGCCGGCGCTGCAACAGCAAATTCCGGCTACCAACTGGAACCATTTTGTGCAAAACCAAAAGCGTTATGTCAGCACTTCTGATTTAATTCCTACCATTTTACATTTGGCCTCTTTGCTTACCGGCCAGCCGCCTGCCTTTGAGCGGGAAGATTTCACCGGGCGCAGCCTGTTCGAAGATCAAACCAACCGTATAGTTATTACCTCTGGCTGTTTTGTGGACTACCGTTGTTTTTCCCGCGATGTAGCCTTTGCAGACGAACATTATTTTGTATTGCTCCGCCCCAATGCGCTGGACCCGGTGGAAATATATCCCGCCTTTGACTTTAACCAGCTCCACCCGCTGCAGGTCGAAGAAGTGGATCCGGAAAAACTCGCCAACATTTTTTCCAACGCACCGCATCTTCATCCGCTGGGTGGAATGCTTCAAAGCCTTTTAGATGTAGAAAAATTAAAGCGATAA
- a CDS encoding carboxymuconolactone decarboxylase family protein translates to MNLTQKRITGLLAAGLVGTSGLQAYDWKQAQKNLSPKQQAIAQTAALSAVGNLEKLPAAFYQALDSGLTVNELKEIVLQLYAYTGFPRCLNAAGVLESVVKQRRAAGKEDVTGLFPQPIPAGTDKYELGKRNLEVLTASKLPSHPPVFIQGTDTFLKEHLFADIFERGVLTYPEREIATVSALAALGNVAPQLQAHISMAMNVGVSAPQIEGIMAVIKKAVGRKTAVSGLHALEAVLSAQK, encoded by the coding sequence ATGAATTTAACACAAAAACGCATTACAGGGCTGTTGGCCGCCGGGCTGGTGGGGACGTCCGGCCTGCAAGCCTACGACTGGAAACAAGCCCAGAAAAATCTGTCCCCCAAACAGCAGGCCATTGCCCAAACCGCGGCGCTTAGCGCCGTAGGTAATTTGGAAAAACTGCCCGCCGCTTTTTACCAAGCATTAGACAGCGGCCTTACGGTAAACGAACTGAAAGAAATCGTGCTTCAGCTGTATGCCTACACCGGTTTCCCCCGCTGTTTAAATGCGGCCGGGGTGCTGGAAAGCGTGGTCAAACAGCGCCGCGCCGCCGGGAAGGAGGACGTTACCGGCCTTTTCCCCCAGCCCATTCCCGCCGGAACGGATAAATACGAACTGGGCAAAAGAAATCTGGAAGTATTAACCGCTTCCAAGCTGCCCAGCCACCCGCCGGTATTTATTCAAGGAACGGATACCTTTTTAAAAGAACATTTGTTTGCCGATATTTTTGAGCGCGGCGTGCTGACGTACCCGGAGCGGGAAATCGCCACCGTATCGGCGCTGGCGGCGCTGGGCAATGTAGCCCCGCAGCTGCAAGCCCATATTTCCATGGCTATGAACGTGGGCGTAAGCGCCCCGCAAATAGAAGGCATTATGGCGGTGATTAAAAAAGCCGTCGGGCGCAAAACGGCCGTCAGCGGATTGCACGCTTTAGAAGCCGTACTCTCGGCTCAAAAATAA
- a CDS encoding cupin domain-containing protein has product MKKAPIDTIFNQGEPNPYGKFFTGQTYLNMLSPKDDVFNAPIGNVTFEPGARTHWHKHDGGQILLVLNGEGRYQEKGKEIQILHKGDIVRIAPGVTHWHGAAPESWFVHISLETNAHQNGQTEWLDAVTDEQYK; this is encoded by the coding sequence ATGAAAAAAGCACCCATTGATACGATTTTTAACCAAGGAGAACCCAACCCGTACGGTAAATTTTTTACGGGGCAAACCTATTTAAATATGTTAAGCCCCAAAGACGATGTGTTTAATGCGCCCATCGGCAACGTAACCTTTGAACCCGGCGCACGCACCCATTGGCACAAACACGACGGCGGACAGATTTTGCTGGTGCTTAACGGCGAAGGCCGCTACCAGGAAAAAGGGAAAGAAATCCAAATCCTGCACAAAGGCGATATCGTGCGCATTGCCCCCGGCGTAACGCATTGGCACGGCGCGGCGCCGGAGAGCTGGTTTGTGCATATTTCGCTGGAAACAAACGCCCACCAAAACGGTCAAACCGAATGGCTGGACGCGGTAACGGACGAACAATACAAATAA
- a CDS encoding flavodoxin, with the protein MKKMTRLFYSGLIVLSAAACRADTPDTGTSSAGAVQNPFAGKKVLVAYYSHSGNTQAVARQIAQAAQGDLFAIETVQPYPAAYNDLTAQAKREINAGFMPELKNKVPQMETYDVVFIGSPNWWGTYAPAVKTFLSQYDFSAKTLVPFFTHGGGGMQRCESDMKAQLPQARFLKAASFPGRSSGASPEALQNWLDKLAQ; encoded by the coding sequence ATGAAAAAAATGACGCGATTATTTTATTCTGGTCTGATCGTGCTGTCGGCCGCCGCCTGCCGGGCAGACACGCCGGACACGGGAACTTCTTCCGCCGGCGCGGTGCAAAATCCTTTTGCCGGCAAAAAAGTGCTGGTGGCGTACTATTCGCATTCCGGCAACACGCAGGCCGTGGCGCGCCAAATTGCGCAGGCCGCGCAAGGCGACTTGTTTGCCATTGAAACCGTGCAGCCCTATCCCGCCGCGTACAACGACCTAACCGCCCAGGCCAAGCGGGAAATCAACGCCGGGTTTATGCCGGAGCTGAAAAACAAAGTGCCGCAAATGGAAACCTACGACGTGGTGTTTATCGGCTCGCCCAACTGGTGGGGCACCTATGCCCCGGCAGTAAAAACATTCCTGTCGCAATATGATTTCAGCGCCAAAACGCTGGTGCCGTTCTTTACGCACGGCGGCGGCGGAATGCAGCGCTGCGAAAGCGATATGAAAGCCCAACTGCCGCAGGCCCGCTTTCTAAAAGCGGCCTCTTTCCCCGGCCGTTCTTCGGGCGCGTCGCCGGAAGCACTGCAAAATTGGTTGGATAAGCTGGCACAATAA
- a CDS encoding DUF4405 domain-containing protein codes for MTAKTRFKFSVDFVMSVLFLLALGYPFTGKLPHEWLGTALFVVFILHNVLNAGWYAALWKGKYTPFRWVLTTVNLLLLAAMIGLCVTGIFLSRDVFSVLHLGGSWTARRLHPVFAYWGFLLSAVHLGLNGGVFKPLLQRAQRRFSRWALGTAAGLAAAYGLFAVFYWKVPTQLGLAFTHMPRGRSFISFLSAHLAILFLAAGVTYWLVSKASSNKKISGGNPHA; via the coding sequence ATGACTGCAAAAACGCGCTTTAAATTCAGTGTGGATTTTGTGATGTCCGTTCTCTTTTTGCTGGCGCTGGGCTACCCGTTTACCGGCAAACTGCCGCACGAATGGTTGGGAACGGCTTTATTTGTAGTTTTTATCTTGCATAACGTGCTTAACGCCGGGTGGTACGCAGCCTTATGGAAAGGCAAATACACGCCCTTTCGTTGGGTGTTAACAACCGTCAACCTGCTTTTGTTGGCCGCCATGATTGGCTTGTGCGTAACGGGCATTTTTCTGTCGCGGGATGTATTTTCCGTTTTGCATTTAGGCGGCTCCTGGACGGCCAGGCGCCTGCACCCCGTATTTGCGTATTGGGGCTTTTTATTATCGGCCGTGCACCTAGGGTTAAACGGCGGCGTTTTTAAGCCGCTTCTCCAGCGCGCCCAACGCCGATTTTCCCGCTGGGCCTTGGGCACAGCGGCCGGCTTGGCGGCGGCGTACGGTCTATTTGCCGTTTTCTACTGGAAAGTACCCACCCAGCTGGGCCTTGCATTTACCCATATGCCTCGGGGGCGGTCTTTTATTTCTTTCTTATCGGCGCACCTGGCCATTTTGTTTCTGGCGGCGGGCGTAACCTACTGGCTGGTAAGCAAAGCTTCATCCAACAAAAAAATTTCAGGAGGGAACCCTCATGCTTAA
- a CDS encoding flavodoxin — protein MLKTILLLVLAAAVIGGGIGAVHLMRVAQRNKKEMAPFQGEKIAYTAQLGKALVIYYSRSGHTQDIAQRIQQRTGADLYRIELQEPLSSAPWMYLILKRQLSTGRYPPLQPPLPDVSQYDVVFVGSPIWWYTAATPVLQFLREMDFKNKKVVPFSTQGSNYGTFFEDFAARAKNAQLLKGESFNNLGPQYNDAVDNKITSWLNALP, from the coding sequence ATGCTTAAAACCATTTTACTGCTGGTGCTGGCCGCGGCCGTAATCGGCGGCGGTATCGGCGCCGTGCACTTGATGCGCGTGGCCCAACGAAACAAAAAGGAAATGGCTCCTTTTCAGGGAGAAAAAATCGCCTATACCGCCCAGTTGGGCAAGGCGTTGGTCATTTATTATTCCCGCTCGGGCCATACGCAGGATATTGCCCAGCGGATTCAACAGCGCACCGGGGCCGATTTGTACCGCATTGAACTGCAGGAGCCGCTTTCTTCGGCTCCGTGGATGTATCTTATCCTCAAACGCCAACTCTCCACCGGGCGCTACCCGCCCCTTCAACCCCCCTTGCCCGACGTCTCGCAGTACGACGTGGTGTTTGTCGGCTCTCCTATTTGGTGGTACACGGCCGCCACGCCGGTACTTCAATTTTTGCGGGAAATGGATTTTAAAAACAAAAAAGTGGTTCCCTTTTCCACCCAAGGCAGCAATTACGGCACTTTTTTTGAAGACTTCGCCGCCCGCGCCAAAAACGCTCAACTTCTAAAAGGGGAGTCTTTTAATAACTTGGGCCCGCAGTATAACGACGCCGTAGACAATAAAATCACTTCCTGGCTAAACGCCTTACCTTAG
- a CDS encoding RNA polymerase sigma factor: MTSFEALYNQYFKPVYAYVVTRINDPAAAEDICAGTWKKCYEHLASYDEAKGTFSQWIFTIARNETNMYRRLFWVKHFFSLAQTPDDLLPGKEKSPLEQLEQDSLQRQLLAAMATLSEKERDLLSLKFYSGLTNREIAAVTRLSESNVGTMLYRAVQKIRRYMEPL, translated from the coding sequence ATGACCTCATTTGAAGCATTATATAACCAATACTTTAAGCCCGTTTATGCCTATGTCGTTACCCGCATAAACGACCCGGCCGCCGCAGAAGATATTTGCGCCGGCACTTGGAAAAAGTGCTACGAGCACCTTGCTTCTTATGACGAAGCCAAGGGGACGTTTTCCCAATGGATTTTTACCATTGCCCGCAATGAAACCAATATGTACCGCAGGCTGTTTTGGGTGAAACATTTCTTTTCGCTCGCCCAAACGCCCGATGACCTGCTGCCGGGCAAAGAAAAATCCCCCCTGGAGCAACTGGAGCAAGATTCCCTGCAAAGGCAGCTGCTTGCGGCCATGGCCACCCTTTCCGAAAAAGAAAGGGATTTACTCTCGCTTAAGTTTTACTCCGGCCTGACCAACCGCGAAATTGCCGCCGTAACCCGCTTAAGCGAAAGCAATGTGGGGACTATGCTGTACCGCGCCGTACAAAAAATACGCCGCTATATGGAGCCGCTATGA